The Cutaneotrichosporon cavernicola HIS019 DNA, chromosome: 3 region gcATGGTGAGTTACCTACTGATGGAGCTGACGGAATAGGAACTTTGACGACTTTGTCTGTGACGCGTACGCATACCTCATGGACTACTATACACCAGGCGACCACGTCTTCATCTTCGGCTactcgcgcggcgcgtACGTCGCCCGTGCACTGGCAGGCATGATCCAGAAGGTATGCCGCTATTCCGCAGCCAGctctgacaccaggtcgGCCTCCTGCCCCGCGGTAACCGACGTTCCGTCCAAGCGTGCGTTCCACCCTATACTTTGCTGATGCCAGCGCATACCGTGTATACACGTCGCACACGTCagtgcgcggcgagcgaccTGGCATTGACCCCGACCACCCCGGCGCCCTGTACCGGCGTATCTTTGGTCTGTCGCGGCCCGTCATCATCGAATTCCTGGGGGCTTGGGACACTGTCTCGAGCCTGGGCGGAATTGGACTGCCGCGCCTGCCCTTCGCGGGCGGCGTACAGGCAGTCCGGTTCTTCCGGCAGGCACTGGCGCTGGATGAGCGCCGGATTCGCTTTACGCCCGAGTATCGGCATGCGGATAGGGCCGAGATCGCGCACTGGCGGGCTGTGCAGTCCGCCAAATCCGCCGTATCGGAAGCTGAGCAAGCCGGCGATGCTAAAAGGATCAGCGAGACTGAGGCCGCGTTAGCGGAGGCGCGGGCTGCGCGAGATAAGGAGTATCCGAGCCGATCGTGGACGTTTGATAACCAGCGCGTTAAGGAGCGGCAGGAAGAGCTCTGGTTCATGGGCGCGCACTCggatgtcggcggcgggaggGACTTGAACGGCGACCCGTCTCTTTCAAACATCCCCTTCCGGTCGGTACTACCGTAGTCTACTACCCTAGTCTAGCTAACTCCAGGTGGATCCTACGCGAGGCAGTCGACTGCGGTCTCCTCATCAGTGCCACGGGTGTGCGATATCTCCGCGCGACGGGTTTGCCCATCGATCTCCCGACCATCAGGGAACACTGTGCGATTGATGACCCCCCCACTCCGGCGACGATGCGCTGTCTGGCGGATCTGGACGCGATCGTCTCGGCACAACTGAAACATCCGCAGGTAGAGCAGGACCgcatggaggagatggaggctCTACGCGCCCAAATCCCCCAAAGCGAGTTGCGTAAAATTGTCAACATTGATGCGGAGCGGGACGCGTGTGCCACACCAACCGCCGACTTGCTTTGCGAGCAGCGTAGCAGCCTGCAGTGGCTGTGGTGGTTGCTCGAGTTTATTCCCCTCAAGACGCGCAGATACTCTGCCCAGCCGGATGCTGATGACGGAGGGTCAAAGTGGACGTAAGCGCAGCGAGTGAGTAGGCTGACGATAGAATCAACTGTGGCCGGCCGAGGCAGATGGTCAATGGACAGCGGGTGCATGTCTCTGTTCTTCACCGGATGAATGTACCAGAGTCTGAGGCGCCACGGTACAGACCGAGTGCAAAGCTCGGTAATGGGCTTGCGTCGTGGGACGAGGCCATGACCAATCCCAACCACAGCATGTGGGCTTCGTGAGTGGTACGTCACCACTGTCGCCGCATCTGACACCGAGCTCCAAGTACATGCCTGGCACAGCCGCTCCCATAGTCCCCCGCAAAACCTTGCACCCGCCGCCGATCAAGAGCTGTATAAAGGAAATGCCCAAGATAAAGATGACACTACCCCCAGGTTCGCGTGCCATTTCCTCTCTCCTATCACTATTACGCGGTCGACTTTTGAAATAAACAGATTACCGAGACGTAGAGCCACATTTTCCAAGTTGTAGTTGAGAATCTCTTTGAATTTACCGAATGAGCAAAAAGAGCAAAAGTCAAAAAGATTCGACGAAGACATGATTCGAACATGCGCTCCCGAAGGAAGTTGATCGCTGGTTGGTTAGAACCATTCGAGTCAACCGCGTTAACCACTCCGCCACTTCGCCGTTATATGTTTCATAACGAATTTAGAATCATTAAGTTTCGGAGAGGCACATTCTCGACGGTCGATCAGGCCTGCCCTAATCAGTTCCTTGAGCTCCCACCGTTGGCCGGGGCTCCTCCATGTGACCATTGATTGTAAATACGGAGACCAGGTTGTCTCGACGTGATGCAGAAGTGTCTCGGTGGTCGTTCAAACGCTCCAGGCTGCCGCTATACATCCCAATGTGGTGAATTACACGAGCTTCTCAAGATCGTGTGTGCTCGGCCGATCCAATCCTTCCGTGtcccccgcctcctcgtgGGCAGGTGCTCGCGGACTCGCCAAAAGCCTGGCTCGCCTCTCCCCTGACGCGACACTGGGGAATGACGGGAACTGGTCGGGCGGCTTGGGCAGAGGATCTTCGCTGTCTGTCAGCAAAGGCGGCGACATTGCTCACGAGAAGTAGGGGTGCTCtaccgcctcggccgcggaGATGCGCCGCTCGGGGTCATAACAGAGAAGCGCAGCCATGAGCGCATGGCCGTTTGATGTGAGGTGCTTGAACTTTTGTCTCAGAGTCGAGAAACTCAAGTCAGCTCCAAGCATGATTGTAAGCTCACGTTGGCCCGGTGGGGTTGATGCTCTTTGCGTTCGGGAGGCGGGAGAACCCTGGCCACATGTCGTCGTTGggcttgccgaggaggttgaagatctgccgtcagcttgACAGAAACAGAGAAATGAGACTCACCCGGCTCAACTGGTCGATCTCGCCTCGCCCCGGAAACAACGGGTCTGTCTGTATCAACTCGGCAAAGATGCACCCGATGGACCACATGTCGATAGCTGTTGTGTACTCTTtagcgccgaggagcagctcGGGTGCGCGGTACCACAGAGTCACGACTAGCTGGGTCATGTCTCCAAGCGGGTCGCCGAACTTGCGAGCAAGGCCAAAGTCAGCCACCTTGATCTGCCCGCGGTTGCTCATGAGGAGATTGGACGTCTTCAGGTCGCGATGGAGCTTATGTCAGCGGGGTCGCTGGGATACCTCACAATCCAGTGGGAGTGGCAGTGCGCAACGGCAGACAACAGCTGGCGCATGATCGTCTTGATCTCGGACTGCACGAACGCGTGCGGcatgtcggcgaggagcgtcTTGAGGTCGTGCTCGATGAAGGGCATCACGATGAAGATTCTACAGTTAGCTCGGATACATTAGGAGACGAACTGGTTCAGCGTGTCGCccacgacgacctcgcgaACGCCAACGACGTTCTCGTGCTCGCCGGCGGTCATGAGCGCCATGATCTCGCGCAAGCTTGTGATGGGGAAGCCctggcgctcctcgtcgagcttgagtTTCTTGAGTGCGTAAATCTTGCCCGTGTCGTTACATCGTGCGCGGAACACGACACCGTATGTCCCTTCCTCGATGTGGTTTAACCGCGAGTAGCTGTACACGGAGCGGCAACCAGTGAGGCCGGGGtgcgcgcttcttggcggTGCGAATGCGGACCTGGGAAAGCCTCTCGGTGGTGATGGGGGACGTGGTGAAGGAGAGCGCTTCTGCGGTGATGGTGACTTTGGCTCGGCTCGTTgtggggaggaaggtgagttgGATGCAGGTTGTACGGGAGGTGGTTGAGGTGGATGGTCATTTGAATCATCCGGCCGGCGTAGCTTTTTGGCGCGCACTAACCGCCTTTTGATCTCGACAGCGCGTGACACCGGCCCAGATTGTGCGCCATCATCGTCTTCGATGGACAACTGTCGCTTGAGAGGGGCTGAGGATGACTCTGCTTGAGCCATTAGGGGTTTTCGGGGTTGTTGTCAAGTTGGTGAATTCAAGTTGCATCAGCTTGAGGATGACGTGCCTGGTTCGGGTCACCCTGTTGGGTTTCTATTGTTCGATTAGGGTTCATTAGGGTTCATTAGGGCTGCACGTGatcgacctccactttccaTATCTTTCAGACAACCAGCAAACACAATTTCTCGAATCCGACTTTGCACGACATTCTATCCACCATACAACATGCCCAGCACAGTGCGACCGCGTTCCCCTGGTCCGGAGACCGAGAGGAAGGCtaagaaggccaaggccgatgTTTCGCCCGACATCACCCTCCCAGAGGGCACTACTCGCCACGCCCTCCACGAGACGTATGAGCAGTCGACGCCATACAAGCACATTGTTGTCCCAGGTCTCCTGACGGACGAGCTAGTGAGTGAGCCAGGAAGATCCCACTGACATTAGCTCGAATCCGTTGTTGAGGAGACCAAGACGTACGGTGTgcgcggtgaggagggcagCCTCGCcggctggggctgggagCAGAAGGAAACGGACATCTACAAGGTGAGCGGTTGTGCTGGAAGAGGGATGGAAAAGGCGATGGGTATGGTCTATCTGGGGGAACCGGATGGCTCCGTGCGGTGCTCTGCGTAGTGATTGCCTCAGCTCTGCGTAGTGATTGCCCCAGCTCTGGGCCGAGGATAGCAGTTTGGACGACCCGGCTAACAACAGATCCAGCAGACGCCGGACCTCGcgtcgctcgacgagcagcaCCTGCCGgaggagacgctcgaggcACTCCCCTGCATCACGCGGTTGAAGGAGGCGCTGTATTCGCACGAGTTCCGTAACTTTGTGCGCGACGTCACCGGCTGCGGCCCGCTGTCGGGCAAGAAGACGGACTGCTCTGTGGGCCTGTACACGAAGGGCTCGCATCTGCTGCTGCATGACGACTCAATCTCAACCCGTGTCATCTCGTACATCCTGTACCTGCCCAACTCGCCGCTCGACGCACCCGCATCCGATTTCACGAGACCAGCAGACAACGGCAAGTTCCTCAAGGGGTGGGACCCGAAGTGGGGTGGTTCGCTCGAGCTGTTTCCCGTTgagaacggcgacgagcgcggcctTCCGGGTACAAAGGCGGTTGCGTCGCTGCCAGTCAAGTGGGGCCAGATCATCTTCTTCCAGGTCCAGCCGGGACGCAGCTACCACTCGGTAGAGGAGGTGATTGTTGGcgatgggcggcggcgtctCGGCGTCAGTGGTTGGTTCCACCGGCCCATCGAGGGCGAAGAGGGCTTTGGCGCGTATGCGAACGAAAAGGCTCAACGTGCGGCGCTCAGCTCCCTTGCACAGATTGTGAGTTGATTTTTTTCTGGCAatctgacaccagactGCCGCGCCCACCATCCCTATGGTTCCGTACACTGCCGATCCGCCGGCAGGCCTTACGCCAAGCCACCTCTCGTTCCTAAAGGACTTCCTCGCACCGTCATATCTCACCCCGCAGACCCTCGAGAAGCTTTCCGGCCAGTTCGTCGAGGCCTCGGAAATTGTGCTGCACAACTTCCTCCGCCCCGACCTGGCAGACAagatcaaggccgagacGAAGGCTGCCGACGCGGCAGCCTTTGGCGACTCGAAGCTCATTCCCGGACAGGAcgtgggcgagggtgacggATGGGTGCTGCAGGGCCCAGCTTCCAAGCACAGGTTTGCGAGCCTTGTTGGTGATTCAAAGTCGACACCCGCCTTGCGTTCTGTGTtggccaagctcctccCATCTGAGGCTTGGCGCGCGTGGCTTGGCGTTGtctcctccctcgcccCGATGGAATATCGTGCTGAGGCGCGCCGTTTCCGCCGTGGACTCGACTACACCCTCGCGAATGGGGAGGAGCGGACTGGCGAGGCGCGGCTCGACGcgttcctcggcctctcgTGGTGGGCCGACGTGCCGGCAGGcagtgatgaggaggacgcaCTGATCGAGCACGGCGGGTGGGAATGTTACCTTGCCGCTCCCGATGCGTCCGAGGACCCCGAGACGTACCAGAGCGCGCTGGCTAAGCGTGCGGCGGAGGCTGAACGCACCGAGGCAGAGCAGGAGGCCGCggaggctgaggagaaggaggctgaggctgagaACGGGGAGAagaacggcgaggacgacaaggcgGACGGACCCAAGATCACGATGGgtggcgtcgacctcgagttTGATCCCGACCAGTTCTCGGACGGCGACTTTGACACGGACTcggagggcggcgacgacggacCGCTGCTCACCCAGCCCGTGTCGTTCAACCGCCTGCTGCTTGTGCTGCGTGACCCCGGCGTTATGCGGTTCGTCAAGTACCTCAG contains the following coding sequences:
- the NPKA gene encoding uncharacterized protein (Serine/Threonine protein kinases, catalytic domain), which codes for MAQAESSSAPLKRQLSIEDDDGAQSGPVSRAVEIKRRSAFAPPRSAHPGLTGCRSVYSYSRLNHIEEGTYGVVFRARCNDTGKIYALKKLKLDEERQGFPITSLREIMALMTAGEHENVVGVREVVVGDTLNQIFIVMPFIEHDLKTLLADMPHAFVQSEIKTIMRQLLSAVAHCHSHWILHRDLKTSNLLMSNRGQIKVADFGLARKFGDPLGDMTQLVVTLWYRAPELLLGAKEYTTAIDMWSIGCIFAELIQTDPLFPGRGEIDQLSRIFNLLGKPNDDMWPGFSRLPNAKSINPTGPTFSTLRQKFKHLTSNGHALMAALLCYDPERRISAAEAVEHPYFSEDPLPKPPDQFPSFPSVASGERRARLLASPRAPAHEEAGDTEGLDRPSTHDLEKLV
- the NUA3 gene encoding uncharacterized protein (Oxoglutarate and iron-dependent oxygenase degradation C-term); the encoded protein is MPSTVRPRSPGPETERKAKKAKADVSPDITLPEGTTRHALHETYEQSTPYKHIVVPGLLTDELLESVVEETKTYGVRGEEGSLAGWGWEQKETDIYKIQQTPDLASLDEQHLPEETLEALPCITRLKEALYSHEFRNFVRDVTGCGPLSGKKTDCSVGLYTKGSHLLLHDDSISTRVISYILYLPNSPLDAPASDFTRPADNGKFLKGWDPKWGGSLELFPVENGDERGLPGTKAVASLPVKWGQIIFFQVQPGRSYHSVEEVIVGDGRRRLGVSGWFHRPIEGEEGFGAYANEKAQRAALSSLAQITAAPTIPMVPYTADPPAGLTPSHLSFLKDFLAPSYLTPQTLEKLSGQFVEASEIVLHNFLRPDLADKIKAETKAADAAAFGDSKLIPGQDVGEGDGWVLQGPASKHRFASLVGDSKSTPALRSVLAKLLPSEAWRAWLGVVSSLAPMEYRAEARRFRRGLDYTLANGEERTGEARLDAFLGLSWWADVPAGSDEEDALIEHGGWECYLAAPDASEDPETYQSALAKRAAEAERTEAEQEAAEAEEKEAEAENGEKNGEDDKADGPKITMGGVDLEFDPDQFSDGDFDTDSEGGDDGPLLTQPVSFNRLLLVLRDPGVMRFVKYLSAAAPGSRWDVGGEWEVGMLEEEDEEEGKEATE
- a CDS encoding uncharacterized protein (Uncharacterized alpha/beta hydrolase domain (DUF2235)), with amino-acid sequence MSESNPTPNSEHDASPRQSTEPLLGAPQPAMEDVDQPPRRDSVDPGQRKRRNIVLLLDGTGKEFGDMNSNLIKLHTVLQADEDQLIYYSSGLGTVLPSSTGSWATVRRQAAMAIDLALAWNFDDFVCDAYAYLMDYYTPGDHVFIFGYSRGAYVARALAGMIQKVGLLPRGNRRSVQAAYRVYTSHTSVRGERPGIDPDHPGALYRRIFGLSRPVIIEFLGAWDTVSSLGGIGLPRLPFAGGVQAVRFFRQALALDERRIRFTPEYRHADRAEIAHWRAVQSAKSAVSEAEQAGDAKRISETEAALAEARAARDKEYPSRSWTFDNQRVKERQEELWFMGAHSDVGGGRDLNGDPSLSNIPFRWILREAVDCGLLISATGVRYLRATGLPIDLPTIREHCAIDDPPTPATMRCLADLDAIVSAQLKHPQVEQDRMEEMEALRAQIPQSELRKIVNIDAERDACATPTADLLCEQRSSLQWLWWLLEFIPLKTRRYSAQPDADDGGSKWTINCGRPRQMVNGQRVHVSVLHRMNVPESEAPRYRPSAKLGNGLASWDEAMTNPNHSMWASSKYMPGTAAPIITET